Part of the Lotus japonicus ecotype B-129 chromosome 6, LjGifu_v1.2 genome, TCTGTAAAAACTTATTAATGTAGTTTCTTAGTTTATTTTTCTATGTAACCCAAACTTGTTTTATTTCAGCAACCATATTCatacatttaaaaaatttattcttttttttctccAGCAAATATATTAGATTAAGAGTTAAGTCTGAGCTAAACAAGACTTACAAACAAGGGTATTCAAaccctaagagcatctccaatgctagttcttaacactattcatgtggcccgtattgccacatgtgtttaagcaactctcaaacaattttgctccaaccatgagttcttaattcttagcaGAGCTGTTAATATGGGCTGGCCCGACCCATACGGGTCAGCCCGTCACGGGTTGGGTTGGAAACGGGTTGGATCAGGCCAACCCATATTTTGACGAGCTAGAGAAATATGAACCCAACCCAACTCGCGGGTTGGCTCGCGGGCTGGCTCGTTTGTTATgtttcataaataaataaaatctgaaaaattggataaaaatattttaaaaaagaaaatgttataaaaaataGTTATTAAAATACTGTATTAACACATAAACAAGTAAATGAAGTAATACTACTGGTAGTGGATTTGAATTAACGATACTAGTTTAACACATTATAGGTCAAGTTCAAACTAGCTATAAATTGAAAACTAGCTACAGGCACCAAAAACACGCATGGGAGAAGGAAAATACAAATCTCATTCCTAATAATCCAAGAAACCATCACCCCCTCTAATTGCTACATGTAGCAAAAGATAAACTCAAAATAATCATTCCTTGTGCTCCACCTCCTCTCTTTGGAAAGCCGGCCCCTATCACAACAAATACCAACAGTACAGTAGGAGACGAAGAATTCCTCTAGCCAAAAAAAATAGCAACATAATAGATAGTGATAGAGAGTAGAGACCACTCATACCGTTGATCAGAAACAAGGAAGCAAGGAGAAATGGGTTTGAGCCGCCGGTGAAGGAGAACAAGCCACCGCAGAAGGAGGATGAGCCGCCGGTGATGGACGAGCGAGACAAGGGGAAAAAGAACTTGACCTGTGGAGTGAAATGTGAGGGCAGGAGATTTTTGTGATTTGGATAAGGTttctttaatttaaatttaaaaaagatTTATCTCTTTTTCTCTTAGAAAAACTAATTGGGATTTGGGCTTATCCAAacaaaacatttaaaaaaaaaaaagttaaaaagcaCCTGACCCGCGGGCTGACCGTTCAACCCGCGGGCTGACCcgtttaacccgcgggttaaacgagCCGGGTTGTGCTGGCCCAGGTTCCATATGGGCTGATATTTACCCAACCCAACCCTGTCACGAGTCGGGTTGGGCTAGCTCGCGAGTTCCaacccatattgacagctctagacttcttagttcttaccactattcatttggtctcaccaaccacattatttatactttttattttcataaagtaataaaatagGTGAATTCTGTGGTGCCTGTGGCAAAGTATGGGTGTGGTGCCTCCTTGAGGTCTGTGCAATAGGAATGTGACATGTGGCCACTACTacatctattttttatttttccatccaTTTTCAGCCTTTTTCCAATAAATCGAAAAAAATACCGAAATTAAAAATAGGAAGGTCCTTTTAGCAATTGTTTGAAACTTGGCTGTGGTAAAAATCTATCTACTGATTTTTACCATCATTGAAGATTGGAACTGATTCCTATTCAACCTCTCACTCTTCCACTCATCTTCAACCTCTCACTCTTCCACTCATCTTCAACTACTGCACTCATCTTCACCAGTGACGACGAAAATCATCCAAGAGACCATCACCTAATTCGCGTTGCCCTAATTTCTCTGCTCTCTGCTACGTCAATCGGTGAAATCCTCGTTTCGATTCATCCTTCGTCTGCGTTCTCGTTCACCGGTCAAGATTCAAGATCTAAAGGTGTGTTTttgaaaatatcttccattattTTGCAGTCGTGTTTGTGTGATTTTGGGGATTAGGGTTTAAAAGCTTTTGAGtcaatttgttttcaaaaatactGGGATTCATGTTTATTGTGcttttcgggtttagggttttatcGTCATAGTCTATGACAATCCAAAtcctttcaaattttttaaaaccCGATTTGTGTTTCTGTGATTTTGGGgataagggttttaggtttgGAGTCAATTAGAAATCGTTCTCTTGCAATACACCATGAGGCTTTCCCAAACTTAGCTTACTGAAAATTTAGTAAAACACTTCCATGTTCAAGTCTGAACAAATAAATCTGCTACTGCATTAGAGTTTCCCGTCAAATTTCAGGACTTTCTAATTGGATGAATCATCctttatagttaaaaaaaaattcaatgtcATTTAGCAGAGTGGAGAAGTATGGTTAATAGATATAAATTAGGTACTGGGATTTATGTTTATTGTGCTTTATCGTCATATAGTCAATGTGAATCCAAATCCTTTCAAATTTCTCCATTTAGTAGTTCTTCATAGACGTGACTGCAAATTTGAATCTTTATGGTATTTAGGGTGTTTTGTTCTATATTGGTGTTGTTTCATTTAGTTGTTTATTTGGGTTTCTTATTACAACCAAGAACTGGGAGCTGGGATTAATGTCTCTGTTTCATTTTAGGTTGTTCCAAAATGGCTGAAATTAATGAAGAGGCTCATGTGGACTTGTCTAATTCTGGAGGCATGAATGAGTTTGAGGATCTGAATGATATCTCAGATAATTCTGATGGAGATGATGTGGTCAATAATGATTCTTCCCAACAACAGTGCAAGCTAATTCCTGAGTTGACTATTGATGAAATTAGGGAGCTGGAGTTTTTGTCTGAGCAGGATGCCGTTGAGTTTTACCAGCACTATGCCCAGTTTAAAGGTTTTGGGGTTAGGAAGGATGATGTTCAGCGCGATCGAAAAGGTAATGTTGTTAGTCGCCAGCTTGTTTGTAATAGGGAAGGTGAGAGACATGAGAAGCATTTGAAAAAGGTTAGTCGAGTGAAAGAGGCTAAGCCAATTACCAGAGTATCATGCCAAGCTAAATTTCGTGTACGTTTCGAGGCAAACTCCAGCAAGTGGAAGGTTGTTTATTTTGAACCTGAGCACAATCATGAGTTGACACTGGCTAAGCAAGTTCATTTAATTCCGGCATTCAGGGGATTGACTAATGGTGATAAGGCTCAAGTTGACACACTAAAGCTCTATGGCGTGAGGAGTTGCAACATGATGGGTCTCATGATGGGACAAAAAGGAGGTCATGATTCAGTTGGTtttttgaaaaaggacttatacAACCATGTCGATAAGAATAAAAGGATCAGTTTAGGTGCTGGTGATGTTGCTGGTTCATTAAACTATTTTACGCGGAAAGGGGAGAAAGATCCGATGTTTTATTTCAGGTTCACAAGAACAAGTAATGATAATCTTGAAAATTTGTTCTGGTGTGATGGAACCAGTCGTCTTGACTACCAAGCTTTTGGAGATGTAATCGTGTTTGACAGCACTTACAAAAAGAACAAGTACAACAAGCCTGTTGTTATATTTTCTGGTTACAATCATCACAAGGAGACTACTATTTTTGCATGTGCATTGGTTTCTGACGAGACTGTGGATACTTACAAGTGGGTTTTACAAAGATTGGATGAAGCTATGTTTGGGAAGCATCCTAAAGCTGTCGTGACAGATGGAGATAAAGCTATGCGTGAGGCAATTTAGGTAGTGTTTCCAAATTCAACCCACAGGCTTTGTGGATGGCACATTCAGCAAAATGCAGTTAAGAAAATTCATTTGCCTAAATTCTTAGATGACTTTGACTATTTGATCTTTGGTAATTTCAGTCCTCAGCGGTTTGAATCAAAGTGGGAGAGTATGATTGAAAAGTATGATCTTCGTGAGGACAAATGGATTAAACAAATGTATGAAACAAAGGAGATGTGGGCAACTGCATTTATGAGAGAGAGATTTTTTGCTGGAATTAGGACTACCTCGCTATGCGAAGGTATCAACTCTTTCATTAAGAAGTATGTGACGTGCAAAAATAGTATGCTGGATTTCATTTATAATTTTGAGAGAGCTGTGGAAGAGTATAGGCACAATGAGTTAGCCTCTGACTTTAGGTCATGTTATGGGGAGCCTGTGTTAACCACTGCTTTGAGTGGCATTGAACAAGGAGCTGCTAAACTGTTGACCAGAAATATGTTTAGGGAAGTTAGACATGTCATGGAACAAGCTTTGAGCCTTAACCTTGTTGAACGGTCAGAGATGTGCAACACAGTAATGATAAAGCTGAGTGTATGTGGCAGATCCAGTTCTCAATTCTTGGTTGTTTATGATAAGAATCAGACCACATTTGAGTGTGATTGTGGGCTATCTGATTTTAAGGGCATTCCTTGTTCTCACATCATATGTGCTATGAGGATTGAGGACTTCACCACATTTCCTGCATCTCTTGTTTCCAACCGGTGGTTGAAGACTGCGAAGGTGGATTACATACACACAATACCCTCCATTGAGCTTGATTCTGAAAAAGTGAAATTGTTGCGTAGAGGTGTCATTTCTGTTGCATGCAATTTTCTTAGTGAATATGCCGCTGATGATGCTACAGATTTTTCAGCCGTAATTGAGGATATATACAAACTGGTCTCGAAAGTTCAGAAACGTCGTCATCTGAAATCTACTGAAGGTAATTTATTTGTGATTCGTGACCCAGCTGTCATGAGAACCCGAGGTGCACGAAAGAAGTTGAAgactaagaagaagaaaagactcTGTTCTAATTGCAGAAAGAGTGGCCACACAATCCGGACATGTCCTACATTGTTTGAGGGAGTCAGAGATGATGAAGTAGATGAAGGAGATTCATCTGTTGAGCTGGATGATGATAACATTACTGAAAATGTAAGGCAATGTTGTTTCTTGTATTTGTCATTTTGTTATTATTGAAACATGATgttttgattattttatttgaaattgcAGACTGTGGTGTCATTAGCAGGAGGAGATAATGGAGGTTCTACTTCAAGGCAAATAGGCACAGCCAAAAGAAAGGCAAGCGTAAACACACTGTTTATTGTTGCCTTGATTTATATTACATTTCTGTAATTGAATGAATAATAACTAATATTTGGGTACAAACTTTAGGTTGGAGATAATGGCAATGTTGGTAGTGTTCAAGGTAATGAACGCGATGTTTTATCACCGTCAGATGGGAGGCAATGGGTACAATATCAAGGTAAGCCACATTGCAACTTCAAGATTTTTTTGTTCAGAATTAGGTTTTTGTTTActgattaataaattaatttatttcttgTAGGTAGATAACTTCACGAGATTGAAGCTGGGTGTGGACCTTGTTTTGCATTCACATAACTTGCTTCAAGGACAGATGCTAACAAAGGCTTTGGATTATTACCAAAGGATCGTTGAAgcttcaaaaaagaagaaaaaagtgcCCCAAACTTGCTAAAATATCGTGTTATGTTGAAACTTTTTGTCTCGTTGATTTGGGTTTTGTCTCGTTGAAACTTGCGCAGTGTTAGACGCTTGTCATTGTAGCCATTTTGTTAAACTTTAAGCCAATTTTGATTTTGTATGCTGGATTTTGTTTTGGTGATCTTTCGATTTTAATACACTGCCTTTTGACTGTCTTTTGATGACATTGCCTTCCTACAGTTAATCTATTTTCATTAAATCAAAATTGTTAAGTCTTTTTTTACTTGATATTTCACTTTATGACAAGGTTTCTTACTACATGTCATGGCTTATTCTCGTTACTCTGGAAAAACAAGTGGACTTATGGTTTGTTTACACTTGAtctgaaaaagaaaagattCAGAGAAATCACCTATCATTTTTCAATTAAGTGATTCTAAAGACTTAAGTTGACTTAGGTTTAGGTGGCTATACCACACACTTGTAGTATTATTAAGTGTTTCTAAAGACTTAAGTGATTCTAAACACTTAAGTTGCGTTTTGGTTGAAATTGATCCTAAACACTTAAGTTGCGTTTTGGCTTAAATTGATCCTAAACACTTAAATTGCGTTTTGGCTTAAATTGATCCTAAACTTAAGTTGCGTTTCCAAAGTATTTTCCACACACTTGTAGTATTATTAAGTGTTTCTAAAGACTTAAGTGATTCTAAACACTTAAGTTGCGTTTTGGCTTAAATTGATCCTAAACACTTAAGTTGCGTTTTGGCTTAAATTGATCCTAAacacttaattttattttccctCTATCTTATCTAATTTTTTCCAAAGTTTTTTACAACCAAATAGACTACCAATTTGGCTTAAAAGAACTTAAGTTTCCAATTGCAAACTCACATGGGGCCAAAGCTTCAAAAAATACTACAAATGTCAATAGCTTAAACATAACAATCCAACCAATCTCACCACGTCTCATGTTTACTTCACATGGGACCAAAGCTTCAAAAAATACTACAAATGTCAATAGCTTAAACATAACAATCCAACCAATCTCACCACGTCTCATGTTTACTGTTTCACATAACCACATTTAATTCACTTAAACAAAATTAATAGAATTGAAACAACCAATGAGACAACAACAATGATCAGATACATTTGCTCCCTTCTCTTGTATTCAGCGATCAAAGCTTGTGTCCTCTCTAAGCCTTCAAAGTTATCCGCAATTGGTGCCACAACTAGTGCATTAGAATGCAAATTATGCACCACAGGAGCCACAGAGGTTTCAACAACACCTTGCCCAGGAGCATCAATCCAGTCAAAATACCCACATGCCTACAAATATTTAACATTACATAAGCTTTAAGTTCCTTGCATACAATACAATacaataaaagtaaaaaaaaaattatacctgCAAAGGACACTTATAATATCTTCGTCCGTAGTTATCACTGGACCATGATGTCCTAATGACTGGAACAAGACCGCAGTTGCATAACCTTCCATCAACATAAATATTTCTTCTTTGTGGTGAACAAAAAGATTGAGATGCCATAGATAATTTTCTACAAAATCTACTAATATAAAGTCAATAGATTGAAACCTAAAACATAATGACATTGCAATTTTTAAAAGCATCCATAAACTGTAACAAACAAACATCATCCATACAAAAACAACCACAAAATTCATCATAATCATTCCAAAGTTCACACCAAACCACCAAAAGTTACATAACCAAGAACTTCAAAAATTCAACGCTGCTTCCTACGAATAATACTAACGTAAATCATATTATTAGCTACGCTATCTGGTCTAAAGTGCACGGTGTCCCCCCTCTTCAACTTGTTCTCCTTAACGTACTTATTCCAATCCTTCCCAATGTTGCATGGAGTATCATCCTCTCCTGGATTCCTCCTTTTCAACTCACAAGCGTAGGTTCTACCCTCCGGGGTTTGTAGAACAACGTGCTGCCAATTTGGCCTAACATGGTTCCGAACATACATCATGGGTAGTGActgcaaaaaataaaaaatacagaaTTGGATTAAATTTGAAACTTTCATTTGAGCAAAATGAACTTTTATACACTTCTTCATCTATTTTAGAACTTACCAAAGTCTGATCTCCTTTTGAATCTGATTTAGTAATCACCTTATCAAATGGGTGAAGAACCCTGTTCACACCATTTTCTTCCTCTCCTTCACTAACTTCCATAATTCCATCatcctcctcatcttcttcagcaTCCTCATCATCTCCCACTGGATCCTCATCATCCACAGCCtcctcatcaccatcatcaattACTATAGGTTGGCTTAGGGAAGTGCCAACACCATAGCTAATTTCTTTCAGGGTACCATCCAAAATCTTCACAATAAATGTGTTTTTTCCAAAATAGAAAAAATCACATAAGTGATTTTCTTTCAGGCCATATCTCCTTACAAATTCAGCAACACATTCAAAAATCAAGCCCCCTAAGTTCCCATCAAGTAACCTAAAAGAGAACTCCCCACCTACTGGATCCATAATGACAACACGATCCCCCAAGGCAGTTTTATGTTTCTCATAAAAATCACTCGGTACTTGCAGGTGCTCCTAAGAATTTACAAATAAACctattaaaacttaaaaacaaaAGACTATACtacaaaaattcaaattcaaatttaaaaaaaacaggATTACCATTTTTGGGTCTAACTCTACACTGAAATCAGGCCAAGTAGAGGGTTTCAGGGCGTACTTTTTGACAGGACTCATCTCTTCAAAAATACAGTAAATCAGTTAATAATCCACACATATAGATGTAAGTCAAAGCATTCCATGCATTCAACAACAACCATGCAAAATAAATTATATCTTCAAGTGTAGCCCTTTCtctttcagtacaaaacttaaTACATGCATATGTTTAGGACAGGTAGAGGAAAAAATAGAGggtaaatttaacaaataaaaaaaaaactcatttttaCAGTTATGTTCAGTACAAAACAATTCCAAACCCAAACTTGTAGCCTAAATAGAGGCTAAATTTAACATTCAAAACTCCTTTTTCCAGTTCAGGCCAGATTCAATCACAAGAAAACCGTACATGCATATGTTCTTCATAATATAAACATGATCCACAatataaaaatcaaaacttttttCAAAGAAGCTTGGGGATGGAAACAAGGAGCATGAAAACATTTGTTCTTTCCAAACAACCAATTCAAGCAACCATGCaatcggaaaaaaaatcagGCCATCCAACAAATCATATGCAAAACGTCATGCAACAGCATAAAAATCATAACTTTTAAGCAGACAGTGAGTGAAAAAACGGTTGGGGATGGAAACGGGGTTGAATCAACTTCAAAGTTTCTCCAgcaaaaaaatcattcaacGAAGGAAGCCATCAACATCAAAGTTTCCTTTGCATGATATACGGTGAAAAACAAAGATTTTTTCTCAAGGATTTAGCCGATCTTGACgaaaaaatcaaaacattttAATTCAACTTGTTCAAAAGCGAGTGCATGTGAATGGAGCATACCTTGGTCGGTGAAACCGCGCCTTCCCGTCGTCGATCTCACAAAACCACCGTCGTTCTCGCTGGCGTCGTGCTTTCCGCCGCAGGACCTCAAAGAACCCTAGTCGTCTCTGCTAACTCTCTCTTTTTCTCTGAAACGTTTAGTATAGTGAATGAGGAAGGGAGGAGTATGGAGaatgatgaacaattatgaatgTTTCAGTTTTCAAAAGAGAGGGAAACTGAACAGTCAAGTCAATTAATCTGAAAGGTTAAAAAAACTTACTTTAACCATGGTAACTGAATTAGGGAGGGACCAGTTTgcaatataattaactttatttttattttaaacggttttttcaaaattactttCCACTAATTTAAAATCATTCCGGAAAAAAAAAAGCTCATTTAATACAGGGCGGGTTCCTACTGGTCCAAGCAGACAGAGGCACCACACCCTCATTTGAAGGGAGGCACCACAGCAGAcaccaataaaataaaactcataaagtaataaagtaatttggatgagagagaaataattaatattttaagctaagaactcaaaaaacaaaacttcttatataagaactgagttcttatttttaagaactaaggagtccatgtcagcacctccaatggtaaaattcttagttcttagttcttaactctaaaataagaactaaaaaccttGCATTGGAAATGCTCTAACAAGACCAAaacgcaaaaaaaaaaaaaaaaaaattagagaaactCTTATAATGGAGAGAGGACCCTCTAAAATGGGTAAATGAACACTAATGGGAAGAACTCCCCTCCCCAAATTTGGAAAAAATGGTGGTGGTTGCCGTGTAAACCCTCTGGTAGGGTCTAAATTGTGATGTGAAAAttgtcaaaattaaaattttatgtttGTCTGCTGTTGGAGTTGAAGTCTTGTTCAATCAAAAATAGACCAAAACAACAAAGAATTTTTCTCCTTGTTAAAGAGAGGAGAATGCGTCACTGAGAAGTTAGGGTCTCATGATTGTGTCCAAAGGGTAGGGCTCATCAGGTTGATATTATAATGTGTACACACTTTCTCTATAATGTTATTCTGCTCTATCATATAATGGCCTAAGCGTTAGAGTCTCTTTTTCACATAATCTCTGTTATTCCAACGAATAAAATATTGATGTCAATCTATCCACTCAGACCCAAAAATTGAGTCCATTTTACGAGCAGAACCTGACAATAGCAAACTTTATGTTGCTGCACATGAAATAAATATCGCAATAACAAGAAAAACAGAGTAATGCTACATCACATGCCTTGTATTGGCAAAGCAAATATATAGTGGAAGTTTTGGTAGAGGCAGTGCCAATCGTGGAATTTAAAAGTGTGAATCATGCAAGACTAGCTTTATTCAGAAGAGCTTCTCTTAACTCAGCACCATACAGAACAGTGAACAAATCCTATCACCACTACTTTGCATGTTATCACATCTCCAACATCATTCGCTCGTTCTGTTCT contains:
- the LOC130725581 gene encoding protein FAR1-RELATED SEQUENCE 5-like, encoding MAEINEEAHVDLSNSGGMNEFEDLNDISDNSDGDDVVNNDSSQQQCKLIPELTIDEIRELEFLSEQDAVEFYQHYAQFKGFGVRKDDVQRDRKGNVVSRQLVCNREGERHEKHLKKVSRVKEAKPITRVSCQAKFRVRFEANSSKWKVVYFEPEHNHELTLAKQVHLIPAFRGLTNGDKAQVDTLKLYGVRSCNMMGLMMGQKGGHDSVGFLKKDLYNHVDKNKRISLGAGDVAGSLNYFTRKGEKDPMFYFRFTRTSNDNLENLFWCDGTSRLDYQAFGDVIVFDSTYKKNKYNKPVVIFSGYNHHKETTIFACALVSDETVDTYKWVLQRLDEAMFGKHPKAVVTDGDKAMREQNAVKKIHLPKFLDDFDYLIFGNFSPQRFESKWESMIEKYDLREDKWIKQMYETKEMWATAFMRERFFAGIRTTSLCEGINSFIKKYVTCKNSMLDFIYNFERAVEEYRHNELASDFRSCYGEPVLTTALSGIEQGAAKLLTRNMFREVRHVMEQALSLNLVERSEMCNTVMIKLSVCGRSSSQFLVVYDKNQTTFECDCGLSDFKGIPCSHIICAMRIEDFTTFPASLVSNRWLKTAKVDYIHTIPSIELDSEKVKLLRRGVISVACNFLSEYAADDATDFSAVIEDIYKLVSKVQKRRHLKSTEGNLFVIRDPAVMRTRGARKKLKTKKKKRLCSNCRKSGHTIRTCPTLFEGVRDDEVDEGDSSVELDDDNITENTVVSLAGGDNGGSTSRQIGTAKRKVGDNGNVGSVQGNERDVLSPSDGRQWVDNFTRLKLGVDLVLHSHNLLQGQMLTKALDYYQRIVEASKKKKKVPQTC
- the LOC130724618 gene encoding uncharacterized protein LOC130724618, whose protein sequence is MSPVKKYALKPSTWPDFSVELDPKMEHLQVPSDFYEKHKTALGDRVVIMDPVGGEFSFRLLDGNLGGLIFECVAEFVRRYGLKENHLCDFFYFGKNTFIVKILDGTLKEISYGVGTSLSQPIVIDDGDEEAVDDEDPVGDDEDAEEDEEDDGIMEVSEGEEENGVNRVLHPFDKVITKSDSKGDQTLSLPMMYVRNHVRPNWQHVVLQTPEGRTYACELKRRNPGEDDTPCNIGKDWNKYVKENKLKRGDTVHFRPDSVANNMIYVSIIRRKQR